A genome region from Leifsonia sp. Root112D2 includes the following:
- a CDS encoding ABC transporter permease, whose translation MSTQLREAPGSPGPDTHGSDENGVGASDAALVRARRRSFTPFSLGSVVLALALAALAVYPLIALVGSIAAQGGAPVVGAFTQPDLGELVLNTLIVVGVSTAIALVIGALLAWVNERTDASLGVITDAMPMIPFMLPPIAGAIGWVLLLSPQAGYLNGFIRSGLDLVGVHLDKGPFDIYTWYGLILVYTIYAVPYSFMMCSAGLRNFDPALEEQSRVSGAGLWRTLRKVTIPGMLPSILGAALLILWSGFGLFSIPAVIGKGANISILSVRIVDLLSFTFPPKIGAAVGLCLIVVVFVAIAWWLQSRVLKGGRFSTIGGKGQRATRIKLGKAKLPVRILVLAYVGVTTVLPILALVIVALNGYWTLNIRWAKLSLNALFQAVFQDVATQQALQNSLMLGLLGATIGIAAAAIVSLYVVRSHSRLARFIDGAIKLPSTLSHIVIAVGFVLAFAGAPFHLGGTILILLLAYIALYLPQAAVSADTAVGQVGPELAEASRVAGAGEGRTFRKIYAPLMLPGLIAGWALLFVRMIGDLTASSILAGTNNNVVGFRILEIYQNGSFSLLAALSTVLTVISAVIVIGVLVVSRRSERQGRKLNSGGPLA comes from the coding sequence ATGAGCACCCAACTGCGCGAGGCACCCGGTAGCCCGGGCCCCGACACGCACGGTTCCGATGAGAACGGTGTCGGGGCATCCGACGCCGCCCTCGTCAGGGCACGCAGGCGCTCGTTCACGCCCTTCTCCCTGGGCAGCGTCGTTCTCGCCCTGGCGCTGGCGGCCCTCGCCGTCTACCCGCTCATCGCCCTCGTCGGCAGCATCGCCGCCCAGGGCGGGGCACCCGTCGTCGGGGCCTTCACCCAACCCGACCTCGGCGAGCTGGTTCTCAACACGCTCATTGTCGTGGGCGTGAGCACGGCCATCGCGCTGGTGATAGGCGCCCTCCTGGCGTGGGTCAACGAGCGAACGGATGCGAGCCTCGGCGTCATCACCGATGCGATGCCGATGATTCCGTTCATGCTGCCGCCCATCGCCGGCGCCATCGGCTGGGTGCTGCTGCTCTCGCCCCAGGCCGGCTACCTCAACGGCTTCATCCGTTCGGGCCTCGACCTCGTCGGGGTGCACCTCGACAAAGGCCCGTTCGACATCTACACCTGGTACGGCCTGATCCTCGTCTACACGATCTACGCCGTGCCGTACAGCTTCATGATGTGCAGCGCGGGGCTGCGCAACTTCGATCCGGCCCTCGAAGAGCAGAGCCGGGTGAGCGGCGCCGGCCTCTGGCGCACACTGCGCAAGGTCACCATTCCGGGAATGCTGCCCAGCATCCTCGGCGCCGCACTGTTGATTCTCTGGAGTGGATTCGGCCTCTTCTCCATTCCCGCCGTCATCGGCAAGGGCGCCAACATCAGCATCCTCTCGGTGCGCATCGTCGACCTGCTCTCGTTCACCTTTCCGCCGAAGATCGGCGCGGCCGTTGGCTTGTGCCTCATCGTCGTGGTGTTCGTGGCCATTGCCTGGTGGCTGCAGAGCCGGGTTCTCAAGGGCGGCAGGTTCTCAACCATCGGCGGCAAGGGCCAGCGGGCAACGCGCATCAAGCTGGGCAAGGCCAAGCTGCCGGTGCGCATTCTGGTTCTGGCATATGTGGGCGTCACCACGGTGCTGCCCATTCTGGCGCTGGTCATCGTGGCGCTGAACGGATACTGGACCCTCAACATCCGCTGGGCGAAACTGAGCCTCAACGCCCTCTTTCAGGCTGTCTTTCAGGATGTCGCAACCCAGCAGGCGCTGCAGAACAGCCTCATGCTCGGACTGTTGGGTGCCACCATCGGCATCGCTGCCGCCGCCATCGTCTCGCTCTACGTGGTGCGCTCACACAGCAGGCTCGCCCGGTTCATCGACGGCGCCATCAAGCTGCCCTCGACGCTTTCGCACATTGTCATTGCCGTGGGATTCGTGCTGGCCTTCGCCGGGGCGCCGTTCCATCTGGGCGGCACCATCCTGATTCTGTTGCTGGCCTATATCGCGCTCTACCTGCCGCAGGCCGCCGTCTCGGCCGACACGGCGGTGGGTCAGGTGGGCCCCGAACTGGCCGAGGCGTCGCGCGTCGCCGGCGCCGGAGAGGGACGCACCTTTCGCAAGATCTATGCCCCACTCATGCTGCCCGGCCTCATAGCCGGTTGGGCACTGCTGTTCGTGCGCATGATCGGCGACCTCACCGCGTCATCCATTCTCGCCGGCACCAACAACAACGTCGTGGGCTTTCGCATTCTGGAGATCTACCAGAACGGCTCGTTCTCTCTTCTCGCCGCGCTCTCCACGGTGCTCACCGTGATCAGCGCCGTGATCGTCATCGGCGTGCTGGTGGTCTCTCGCAGGAGCGAACGCCAGGGCCGCAAACTGAACTCTGGAGGCCCCCTTGCCTAG
- a CDS encoding PaaX family transcriptional regulator, with product MTSAPSIALDDETDANLPPNASVRDGQHPQHLLLTLLGDYWISGDSVVPSGALVDLLAEFGVSTPGARAALSRLSRRGLLSSSKIGRRTYYRLTEQARHILTTGLDRIVSFGSDPEPWDGQWTYVAFSVPEHQRSIRHQLRARLRWLGFAPLYDGLWVSPRPLSSEVQAILDEVAVASATVLVGRELGTGVEYGHPIDAWNLQAVRGEYQAFIARMEPIQARLLAGSVSPSEALHARTQVMDEWRSMPNIDPELPGELLPAEWPRADARAIFRAVYDGLGDPATVRVRQIVGAHAPELTDSVSVHTTSA from the coding sequence GTGACTTCAGCGCCCTCCATCGCTCTCGACGACGAGACGGATGCGAACCTTCCCCCCAACGCGAGCGTGCGGGATGGCCAGCATCCGCAACACCTTTTGCTCACCCTGCTGGGCGACTACTGGATCTCCGGGGACTCCGTGGTTCCCTCCGGGGCGCTGGTGGATCTGCTCGCGGAGTTCGGCGTCTCGACCCCGGGCGCGAGGGCCGCGCTGAGTCGACTCTCCCGCAGGGGCCTGCTGTCTTCGAGCAAGATCGGTCGCCGAACGTACTACAGGCTCACCGAACAGGCGCGCCACATTTTGACGACCGGACTCGATCGTATTGTTTCGTTCGGCTCCGACCCCGAACCGTGGGACGGACAGTGGACCTACGTGGCGTTCTCTGTGCCGGAACATCAGCGCAGCATCCGGCATCAGCTGCGTGCCCGGCTGCGTTGGCTCGGATTCGCTCCGCTCTACGACGGGCTGTGGGTGTCGCCGCGGCCGTTGAGCTCTGAGGTGCAGGCGATTCTCGATGAGGTGGCGGTGGCATCCGCGACGGTTCTCGTCGGTCGCGAACTGGGCACTGGTGTCGAGTATGGTCACCCGATCGACGCGTGGAATCTGCAGGCCGTGCGCGGCGAGTACCAGGCATTCATTGCCCGCATGGAGCCGATTCAGGCGCGGCTGCTCGCCGGCAGCGTGTCGCCGTCGGAGGCGCTGCATGCCCGCACCCAGGTGATGGACGAATGGCGTTCGATGCCGAACATCGACCCGGAACTGCCGGGCGAGTTGCTGCCTGCCGAATGGCCACGAGCGGATGCCCGAGCGATCTTCCGCGCCGTTTACGACGGCCTCGGCGACCCCGCCACGGTGCGCGTGCGTCAGATCGTGGGCGCACACGCGCCCGAGCTCACCGACAGCGTGAGCGTGCACACCACCTCTGCGTAG
- a CDS encoding ABC transporter substrate-binding protein, whose translation MAKRSITAAIAVAAALALLTGCSSAATPAATAKTVSDPALASLIKAAQKEGSLTFYSVPPEATAQALADKFKADYGIEAKFVRGTAGTLATRISSEATAGALAADMVMISDSDFVTQAIDKKWLETPKAADLPGYPWSIPKGSLHDDGNVTIQYAPSGFSYNTDAVSKSDVPKVWDDLLKPMFKGKVLVPNPGSSPAAVEFWYMVEQKYGIDFLKKLAPQIPRFYDSVVPMTESLAAGEGAIGVPNVAAAVGPAAAKGAPVDIVYPDLTTGPEIVPLIANKAAHPNAAKLFSIFLMSKEGNAILNKDPGLVGPYDTDKLPKDWTRVDRDAAAAAKSEIMNALGAK comes from the coding sequence ATGGCCAAACGCAGTATTACCGCCGCGATTGCTGTCGCCGCGGCACTCGCCCTCCTCACCGGCTGCTCATCTGCAGCAACCCCCGCCGCGACCGCAAAGACGGTTTCAGACCCCGCCCTTGCCTCGCTCATCAAGGCCGCGCAGAAGGAAGGCTCGCTCACCTTCTACTCGGTTCCCCCGGAGGCAACCGCCCAGGCTCTCGCCGACAAGTTCAAGGCGGATTACGGCATCGAGGCCAAGTTCGTGCGCGGCACGGCCGGAACCCTCGCCACCCGCATCTCTTCCGAGGCGACCGCCGGAGCCCTCGCGGCCGACATGGTCATGATCTCCGATTCGGACTTCGTGACCCAGGCCATCGACAAGAAATGGCTCGAGACGCCCAAGGCCGCCGATCTTCCCGGCTATCCCTGGTCCATTCCCAAGGGCTCCCTGCACGACGACGGAAACGTCACCATCCAGTACGCACCATCGGGATTCTCCTACAACACCGACGCGGTGAGTAAGTCCGACGTTCCGAAGGTGTGGGACGACCTGCTCAAGCCCATGTTCAAGGGCAAGGTGCTGGTGCCGAACCCCGGCTCCTCCCCCGCCGCCGTTGAGTTCTGGTACATGGTGGAGCAGAAGTACGGTATCGACTTTCTCAAGAAGCTCGCTCCGCAGATTCCTCGCTTCTACGACAGCGTCGTTCCCATGACCGAGTCGCTTGCCGCAGGCGAGGGCGCGATAGGTGTTCCCAACGTGGCCGCCGCCGTCGGACCGGCCGCCGCCAAGGGCGCCCCGGTCGACATCGTCTACCCCGACCTCACCACGGGCCCGGAGATCGTGCCTCTCATCGCAAACAAGGCAGCCCACCCGAACGCCGCCAAGCTGTTCTCGATCTTCCTCATGTCAAAGGAGGGCAACGCCATTCTGAACAAGGACCCCGGGCTGGTCGGACCGTACGACACCGACAAGCTTCCCAAGGACTGGACACGCGTCGACCGTGATGCTGCCGCCGCAGCCAAGTCGGAGATCATGAACGCCCTGGGCGCGAAGTAA
- a CDS encoding alpha/beta fold hydrolase yields MLSPEDTPPWFDPSLFDDAERREVSVAGAGIRYFSAGEASLPTLLFVHGARAHARWWEAALSLLVPRGIRWLAMDLSGHGDSDWRESYSVQRWADEVRAVAQAEAGRTGITIIGHSLGGVVSLAAAAHGAAEIASVVSVDAVPRSKPASAAPSGRPTWFASREQGAAEFASRDARSSWPRWLALRVGEQSLRASDGGWAWNHDVKTRGMAHPPDSEFDGLDPSRVALITAGDSFMASAIDASAFLHLMGERMRRVNIPGAGHDVMMERPAEFVEALLPLLSPTRPA; encoded by the coding sequence ATGCTGAGCCCCGAAGACACGCCGCCCTGGTTCGACCCGAGCCTTTTCGACGACGCCGAACGGCGGGAAGTTTCGGTCGCGGGGGCGGGCATCCGGTATTTCTCTGCGGGCGAGGCCTCACTGCCGACGCTGCTGTTCGTGCACGGTGCCCGGGCCCACGCCCGCTGGTGGGAGGCCGCGCTCTCGCTGCTGGTGCCGCGCGGCATCCGTTGGCTGGCGATGGATCTCTCGGGCCACGGCGACAGCGACTGGCGCGAGTCGTATTCGGTTCAGCGGTGGGCTGATGAGGTGCGTGCTGTGGCGCAGGCCGAGGCTGGCCGTACGGGAATCACCATCATCGGGCATTCGCTGGGCGGGGTCGTCTCGCTCGCGGCTGCCGCGCACGGGGCGGCAGAGATCGCATCCGTCGTCAGCGTGGATGCGGTGCCGCGTTCGAAGCCGGCCTCCGCCGCCCCCTCCGGCCGACCCACCTGGTTTGCCTCCCGCGAGCAGGGTGCCGCCGAATTCGCGTCCCGCGATGCCCGCAGTAGTTGGCCGCGATGGCTTGCCCTGCGCGTCGGTGAGCAGAGCCTGCGGGCGAGCGACGGCGGCTGGGCGTGGAATCACGACGTGAAAACCCGCGGCATGGCGCATCCTCCCGATTCGGAATTCGACGGGCTCGACCCGTCTCGCGTGGCGCTGATCACGGCCGGGGACTCGTTCATGGCGAGCGCCATCGACGCATCCGCATTCCTGCACCTGATGGGCGAGCGGATGCGCCGGGTGAACATCCCCGGCGCCGGTCACGACGTCATGATGGAGCGCCCCGCTGAGTTCGTCGAGGCCCTGCTGCCGCTCCTGTCGCCTACTCGTCCAGCCTGA
- a CDS encoding cytochrome P450, producing MKHPNFDVDLEADERRRAAHDFDPVTPGETFTSAHEEFEALRARRPIARSQEYEGFWALLGYDEVLTAITDIEHFTTSKQNAIPKFAFTGVRPPLHLDPPEHTEYRRVINKAFTPPKIRELESTVRASAVGLLDPLIDTGWADVCKEYAQRFPAFVFADFFNLDLETSELIKSVTRTYVDAIQVLDHEVVKSLSGKLYEIAQTIIDDRAAGGYDPEEDLTAALLAARPQGEPLPDHLVLGCVRQLIVTGMVAPSVFIGNMFVHLSRDPELQDQLRANPTLIPAAVEEFLRLYSPYRGMARTAREDVMLGGQLIRKDDPVALVYTSANRDERVFPDGETFVLNRPNISKHISFGRGTHSCPGAPLARMMMSITLEEVLSRSASFTAAGDPEMAIWAEWGTRSVPLDFVRA from the coding sequence ATGAAGCATCCGAATTTTGACGTAGACCTCGAGGCAGACGAGCGCCGCCGTGCCGCACACGACTTCGATCCGGTGACGCCCGGTGAGACCTTCACGAGCGCGCACGAGGAATTCGAGGCGTTGCGGGCCCGGCGCCCCATCGCCCGCAGCCAGGAATATGAGGGGTTCTGGGCACTGCTGGGCTACGACGAAGTGCTGACCGCCATCACCGACATCGAGCACTTCACCACCTCGAAGCAGAACGCCATTCCCAAGTTCGCCTTCACGGGAGTGCGACCGCCCCTGCACCTCGACCCGCCCGAGCACACCGAGTACCGCAGGGTGATCAACAAGGCGTTCACCCCGCCGAAGATACGCGAGCTCGAATCGACGGTGCGCGCATCCGCCGTTGGACTGCTCGACCCGCTCATCGATACCGGCTGGGCGGATGTCTGCAAGGAATACGCCCAGCGCTTTCCGGCCTTCGTCTTCGCCGACTTCTTCAACCTCGACCTGGAGACGTCGGAGCTGATCAAGTCGGTGACCCGCACCTATGTGGATGCCATTCAGGTGCTCGACCATGAGGTGGTCAAGAGTCTCAGCGGCAAGCTCTACGAGATAGCCCAGACCATCATCGACGACCGGGCCGCCGGCGGATACGACCCGGAGGAAGACCTCACGGCCGCACTGCTGGCCGCCCGTCCCCAGGGCGAGCCATTGCCCGACCATCTGGTGCTCGGATGCGTGCGGCAGCTGATTGTGACCGGCATGGTCGCGCCGAGCGTCTTCATCGGCAATATGTTCGTGCACCTGAGCCGTGACCCCGAGTTGCAGGACCAGCTTCGTGCGAACCCGACCCTCATTCCCGCCGCGGTCGAGGAGTTCCTGCGCCTGTACTCCCCCTATAGAGGAATGGCCCGCACGGCCCGCGAAGACGTCATGCTGGGCGGCCAGCTCATTCGCAAGGACGACCCGGTTGCCCTGGTCTATACCTCGGCCAACCGCGACGAACGGGTGTTCCCCGACGGTGAAACATTCGTGCTCAATCGACCCAACATCAGCAAGCACATTTCCTTCGGGCGCGGCACACACAGCTGCCCGGGCGCACCCCTCGCCCGCATGATGATGAGCATCACCCTTGAGGAGGTGCTCTCGCGCAGCGCGAGCTTCACCGCCGCCGGTGACCCCGAGATGGCGATCTGGGCCGAGTGGGGCACCCGCTCGGTGCCGCTCGACTTCGTGCGAGCGTGA
- a CDS encoding PaaX family transcriptional regulator — MTTTSPTPLAEIPRGRPGANSQRLLATLVADYRFTAGGCFPSTAIVRLLGEFGISESAARVALSRLARRGLLVQERRGRQSFYSVNEENLAGRDKRLRLYLDFGGDREPWDGLWTVVVFSVSEDRRSLRPRLRTGLDRLKFAPMTDAVWVQARDHRDGVAALGAELDVRLAVMRATFHDLDHDAMDPVDAFDLVAARERYTQFLNSFEHLVHRAHAGDIAPAEALIVRTTVLAAWRDIALQDADLPHEVLPTDWPQPRARDVFTELWTTMGALGLIRMRELVAEFDPAAAAQLDYYRPAIASRSTH; from the coding sequence GTGACGACGACAAGCCCGACGCCTCTCGCGGAGATTCCGCGGGGTCGCCCCGGCGCGAATTCCCAGCGCCTGTTAGCAACGCTCGTCGCCGACTACCGCTTCACGGCGGGCGGATGCTTTCCCTCCACCGCGATAGTGCGACTTCTCGGCGAGTTCGGTATCAGCGAGTCGGCAGCACGGGTGGCGCTCAGCCGTCTGGCACGGCGCGGTCTGCTGGTGCAGGAACGACGCGGAAGGCAGTCCTTCTATTCGGTCAACGAGGAGAATCTCGCCGGGCGCGATAAGCGGCTGCGTCTCTATCTCGACTTCGGTGGTGATCGCGAACCGTGGGACGGCCTGTGGACCGTCGTGGTCTTCTCGGTCTCCGAAGATCGCCGCAGCCTGCGCCCCCGGCTGCGCACCGGCCTCGACAGGCTCAAGTTCGCGCCGATGACCGACGCCGTCTGGGTTCAGGCGCGCGACCACCGTGACGGCGTCGCGGCCCTGGGCGCCGAGCTCGATGTGAGGCTCGCCGTGATGCGTGCCACCTTTCACGATCTCGACCACGACGCCATGGACCCCGTCGACGCCTTCGATCTGGTGGCGGCCCGAGAGCGATACACGCAGTTTCTGAACAGCTTCGAGCACCTGGTGCACCGAGCCCACGCGGGCGATATCGCGCCCGCCGAGGCGTTGATCGTGCGCACCACCGTGCTCGCGGCGTGGAGAGACATCGCGCTTCAGGATGCCGATCTGCCGCACGAGGTGCTTCCGACCGACTGGCCGCAGCCCCGCGCGCGCGATGTCTTCACCGAACTGTGGACGACGATGGGCGCGCTCGGGTTGATCCGCATGCGCGAACTCGTCGCCGAGTTCGACCCTGCGGCTGCTGCGCAACTGGATTACTACCGCCCCGCCATTGCGTCACGGAGTACCCATTAA
- a CDS encoding acetate--CoA ligase family protein, with protein MTSSLDALFAPKSIAVIGASASPEKAGYAMMQSLATFTGRLYPINPRGGEILGRRAYASVADLEEAPELAVLVVPPGAVPTALEQCGAAGVRAAVICSGGFAESGDEGAALQERVIQAARAGGIRLLGPNTSGFINPVDGVCANFMPSVTELRAGGVSIVAQSGGVNLALSFMLARANVGLRLAAGLGNAVDVGFVDVLDYLAEDDATTAVGLHVEGVSDGRALMAAVRRVAERKPIVVLKVGKNDVGDFAKSHTGALTGSYQTARQALAQSGAVVVDNPTELVDALTALSQVRLPAGDHAGVGVITGQAGPGLIIADALASRHVSVPTLSDASRATIATLLPPLTYQKNPVDTGRPGETFPAIVTAVTGDAAVDLLAVYALDEPGALDPAGALHNSSVPALFASGGTTAALDARRDALQAIGVPLFDSPDALARGAAAVIDDARAQLRQGQASAGSETPAHGQPLGRVLDEDESKALFEAEGLLLPARRVATDRAAAEAALAELGGPVVVKVLDASITHKSDVGGVHVGVRTAVELAQALDAIDRIPGANPRRYLIEAQAERGVELIVGATRDPAFGPVVLLGVGGVDVELGGEPILTVAPVSTAQALHAIDRLPESIRAGHRGGAAVDRDALARVIVTVGDVICRHDDIQEIDLNPVRLTGTGPIVLDALVVTSTQEQHV; from the coding sequence ATGACCAGTTCTCTCGATGCGCTTTTCGCGCCGAAAAGCATCGCCGTCATAGGCGCGAGTGCCTCTCCCGAGAAGGCCGGATACGCGATGATGCAATCGCTGGCGACCTTTACCGGGCGGCTGTACCCGATCAATCCTCGGGGCGGCGAGATTCTCGGCCGTCGAGCATACGCGAGCGTCGCCGACCTCGAGGAGGCGCCCGAGCTTGCCGTGCTTGTCGTGCCGCCGGGAGCCGTTCCGACTGCGCTCGAGCAGTGCGGCGCGGCGGGCGTGCGCGCGGCGGTGATCTGCTCGGGCGGCTTCGCCGAGAGCGGTGACGAAGGCGCGGCGCTGCAGGAGCGGGTGATCCAGGCGGCGCGTGCCGGCGGCATCCGGCTGCTGGGCCCCAACACCTCCGGTTTCATCAACCCCGTCGACGGCGTGTGCGCCAACTTCATGCCCTCGGTCACCGAACTGCGTGCCGGGGGTGTCTCGATAGTCGCGCAGAGCGGCGGCGTGAACCTGGCGCTGTCGTTCATGCTTGCCCGCGCGAACGTGGGGCTGCGGCTCGCCGCCGGCCTCGGTAACGCGGTAGACGTGGGCTTCGTCGACGTGCTCGATTACCTCGCCGAGGACGACGCGACCACCGCCGTCGGCCTGCACGTCGAGGGCGTCAGCGACGGCCGCGCGCTCATGGCCGCCGTGCGTCGGGTGGCAGAGCGTAAGCCGATAGTCGTGCTCAAGGTGGGCAAGAACGACGTGGGTGACTTCGCCAAATCGCACACGGGAGCCCTGACCGGTTCGTACCAGACCGCACGGCAGGCGCTCGCGCAAAGCGGCGCCGTGGTGGTGGACAACCCGACCGAACTCGTCGACGCGCTCACGGCGCTCAGCCAGGTGCGACTGCCCGCGGGCGACCACGCGGGCGTCGGCGTCATCACCGGCCAGGCCGGACCAGGCCTGATCATCGCCGACGCACTGGCCTCACGCCACGTGAGCGTGCCCACGCTGTCGGATGCCAGCCGGGCCACCATCGCCACGCTGCTGCCGCCGCTCACCTACCAGAAGAACCCCGTCGACACCGGCCGGCCGGGGGAGACGTTCCCCGCCATCGTCACGGCGGTCACCGGCGATGCGGCGGTAGACCTGCTCGCCGTCTACGCGCTCGACGAGCCGGGCGCGCTCGATCCTGCAGGCGCCCTGCACAACTCATCGGTTCCTGCGCTTTTCGCCTCGGGCGGCACGACCGCCGCTCTCGACGCGCGGCGAGACGCGCTGCAGGCCATCGGGGTGCCGCTCTTCGATTCACCGGATGCGTTGGCTCGCGGTGCAGCGGCGGTCATCGACGACGCGAGGGCGCAGCTGAGACAAGGGCAGGCATCCGCCGGCTCGGAGACGCCCGCGCACGGTCAGCCACTGGGTCGCGTGCTCGACGAAGACGAGAGCAAGGCCCTGTTTGAGGCGGAGGGGTTGCTGCTGCCCGCGCGCCGGGTCGCCACTGACCGCGCCGCCGCCGAAGCGGCGCTGGCCGAACTGGGCGGGCCCGTCGTGGTGAAGGTGCTCGACGCTTCCATCACGCACAAGTCGGATGTCGGCGGCGTGCACGTGGGCGTGCGCACGGCGGTCGAGCTCGCGCAGGCGCTGGACGCGATAGACCGCATTCCCGGCGCGAACCCGCGCCGGTACCTCATCGAGGCGCAGGCCGAGCGCGGCGTCGAGCTGATCGTCGGCGCCACCCGCGACCCCGCCTTCGGCCCCGTCGTGCTGCTCGGCGTCGGCGGGGTGGACGTGGAACTCGGCGGCGAGCCGATTCTCACCGTTGCTCCCGTCAGCACCGCGCAGGCGCTGCACGCCATCGACCGGCTGCCCGAGAGCATCCGTGCCGGGCACCGTGGCGGCGCGGCCGTCGACCGTGACGCTCTCGCCCGCGTGATCGTCACCGTGGGCGATGTGATCTGCCGGCACGACGACATTCAGGAAATCGACCTCAACCCCGTGCGCCTCACCGGCACCGGCCCCATCGTTCTCGACGCACTCGTCGTGACCAGCACCCAGGAGCAGCATGTCTGA
- a CDS encoding ABC transporter ATP-binding protein encodes MPSAVDTQSQPQGRGLVATDQVPVVRITDVVKRFRRGDGTVANAIDGVSFDVMPGEFVVLLGPSGCGKTTLLRTLAGLEQADSGEIEIRGATVYSAKKGIELAPERRRLSMIFQSYALWPHMTGFDNVAYPLRSRKTDKLSKDQIRENVDRVFAMVGVSELRGQYPGQMSGGQQQRVALARALVGGDDLVLFDEPLSNVDAKVRESLRRELLEMQRELGFAAVYVTHDQNEAMELAHRVAVMGNGKVQQLGQPHEVYLRPTSRYVSKFVGTTNEIAGTVASIDNGAVVVTTEVGEVHGLVGNDSLEPGMQVVASFRPEQGVVTAADPGPGVNRWFTVVDRMLFLGAQTEQIVRLGGFELRLVTLGMVDRHSGDSAWVTVAPENVRVLPAS; translated from the coding sequence TTGCCTAGCGCCGTCGACACCCAGTCCCAGCCGCAGGGCCGTGGCCTTGTGGCAACCGACCAGGTTCCCGTCGTACGCATCACCGATGTGGTCAAGCGCTTTCGCCGCGGCGACGGCACCGTGGCCAACGCCATCGATGGGGTGTCGTTCGATGTGATGCCGGGCGAGTTCGTGGTGCTCTTGGGGCCCAGCGGATGCGGCAAGACGACGCTTCTGCGCACCCTCGCCGGGCTGGAGCAGGCCGACAGCGGCGAGATCGAGATTCGCGGCGCCACCGTTTATTCGGCAAAGAAGGGGATAGAGCTCGCTCCCGAACGCCGTCGGCTCAGCATGATCTTTCAGTCGTACGCGCTGTGGCCGCACATGACGGGCTTCGACAACGTGGCGTACCCACTGCGCAGTCGCAAGACCGACAAGCTCTCGAAGGATCAGATTCGCGAAAACGTTGACCGCGTCTTCGCGATGGTGGGCGTGAGCGAGTTGCGCGGCCAGTATCCGGGCCAGATGAGCGGCGGCCAGCAGCAGCGCGTCGCGCTCGCTCGCGCCCTCGTCGGCGGTGACGACCTGGTGCTTTTCGACGAGCCGCTCTCCAATGTGGATGCGAAGGTGCGCGAGTCCCTGCGCCGGGAACTGCTCGAGATGCAGCGCGAACTCGGCTTCGCCGCGGTGTATGTGACTCACGATCAGAACGAGGCCATGGAGCTCGCCCATCGCGTGGCGGTCATGGGCAACGGCAAGGTGCAGCAACTCGGCCAGCCGCACGAGGTCTACCTGCGGCCCACCAGTCGCTACGTCTCGAAATTCGTCGGCACCACCAACGAGATTGCCGGCACCGTCGCATCCATCGATAACGGCGCCGTCGTCGTCACGACGGAGGTCGGCGAGGTGCACGGCCTGGTCGGCAATGACTCGCTCGAACCGGGCATGCAGGTCGTCGCGTCGTTCCGGCCCGAGCAGGGCGTGGTGACCGCCGCCGACCCGGGGCCCGGCGTCAACCGCTGGTTCACCGTGGTCGACCGCATGTTGTTTCTCGGCGCCCAGACCGAGCAGATCGTGCGCCTGGGTGGTTTCGAACTGCGACTCGTCACGCTCGGCATGGTCGATCGGCACAGCGGAGACTCCGCGTGGGTGACCGTGGCACCCGAGAACGTGCGCGTGCTGCCCGCGAGCTGA